CTGGCGAGTATCATTTGGCAGCTGCGCCTCCCCCGAAGTCTGGCCGCCATTTTGGCCGGTGCGGGCTTGTCGGTTAGTGGACTTTTACTGCAAACTTTTTTCCGAAACCCCATTGCGGGCCCCTTTGTTTTGGGTATTAGTAGCGCAGCTGGACTAGGAGCGGCGCTCTGGATTATGGGTGGCAGCTTACTGGGCCTAAGCTCATTTTGGGCCGCTAGCCGATGGGGACTTTTAGCGGCCGCAGCCAGCGGGGCCGCCTTTTGCCTCTTTATTTTGTTGCTTTTAGCTTGGCGCCTGGGCCAACGGCCCGCTCATCTGCTCCTGATGGGCCTGATGCTAGGCAGTTTTACCAATGCTTTTATTCTTTTTCTCCAATATTTTAGCCCCAAAGAAGAATTGCAGTCTTTTATTTTTTGGAGCATGGGCGACCTCAACCGCCTGGGCTGGAGCGAGCTGGCCTTGCTCACGCCTTTGGTCTTTTTTGCCCTCTTTTTGGCCTTTTTACTGGCTCAGGGACTCAATATTTGGCTCCTAGGCTCTACCGAAGCCCGTTCTTTGGGCCTCAATACCAGCCGCCTGCGCTGGCAAATTCTTCTCATTTCTTCTCTTTTGGCTGGGGGCATCACGGCTTTTTGTGGCCCTATTGGCTTTGTGGGCATGGCCGTACCGCATTTGGCCCGATTGATTTTAGGCAGCCAGCGCCATCAAGTTTTACTGCCTTTTACGGCCCTTTTGGGGGCGGTTTTGCTGCTGGCCTGCCAAATTTTGGCCCAGCTTCCTGGCCTCGAGCAATTGCTGCCCATCAATCTCATTAGCTCTCTGTTTGGGGCCCCATTTCTGCTCTTTCTGCTGCTCACTAAGCCCTTGGATTAGGGGCCTCCGCTGCGGCTACGCCTTGCGGCGCTATGCTGCGGGGCTCGCAGCTCTGCTCGGCCCTTCACAAAACTTCGCTAGCGCTCGTTTTGTTCGGTCTGGCCTTCGGCCACCCGCTCCGCAGCGCTAGGCCTGGCCCTGGCCCAATGGGCCAGCCAAAAGGCCCTTTGGGCCAAAAAAAAGCCGGCTCCCTTTGGGAGCCGGCCTCAAGATTATTTAGCACAAAAGCTTAGCCTTTTTGGGCAGCTTTGGTCTTTTTGTCAGCAGCGGCAGCAGCAGTAGCTTTGGCCTTAGACTTACAGCAAGACTTTTTGCCTCCCTTGGTAC
This genomic interval from Saprospira grandis contains the following:
- a CDS encoding FecCD family ABC transporter permease codes for the protein MMHFNRFFSLFLALLLLFALSLALGSSPISISQLWQGLSLGPQSTEGLASIIWQLRLPRSLAAILAGAGLSVSGLLLQTFFRNPIAGPFVLGISSAAGLGAALWIMGGSLLGLSSFWAASRWGLLAAAASGAAFCLFILLLLAWRLGQRPAHLLLMGLMLGSFTNAFILFLQYFSPKEELQSFIFWSMGDLNRLGWSELALLTPLVFFALFLAFLLAQGLNIWLLGSTEARSLGLNTSRLRWQILLISSLLAGGITAFCGPIGFVGMAVPHLARLILGSQRHQVLLPFTALLGAVLLLACQILAQLPGLEQLLPINLISSLFGAPFLLFLLLTKPLD